One region of Musa acuminata AAA Group cultivar baxijiao unplaced genomic scaffold, Cavendish_Baxijiao_AAA HiC_scaffold_525, whole genome shotgun sequence genomic DNA includes:
- the LOC135661210 gene encoding DNA-directed RNA polymerase subunit beta: MLRNDGNEGMSTIPGFSQIQFEGFCRFINEGLTEEFHKFPKIEDTDQEIEFKLFVERYQLVEPLINERDAVYESLTYSSELYVPAGLIWKTGRDMQEQTVFIGNIPLMNSLGTFIVNGIYRIVINQILQSPGIYYRSELDHNGISVYTSTIISDWGGRSELEIDRKARIWARVSRKQKISILILSSAMGSNLREILDNVCYPEIFLSFPNDKEKKKIGSKENAILEFYQQFACVGGDPVFSESLCKELQKKFFQQRCELGRIGRRNMNRRLNLDIPQNNTFLLPRDVLAAADHLIGIKFGMGTLDDMNHLKNKRIRSIADLLQDQFGLALVRLENAVRGTICGAIRHKLIPTPQNLVTSTSLTTTYESFFGLHPLSQVLDRTNPLTQIVHGRKLSYLGPGGLTGRTASFRIRDIHPSHYGRICPIDTSEGINVGLIGSLAIHVRIGHWGSIESPFYEISERSKEAQIVYLSPNRDEYYMVAAGNSLALNRGIQEEQVVPARYRQEFLTIAWEQIHLRSIFPFQYFSIGASLIPFIEHNDANRALMSSNMQRQAVPLSQSERCIVGTGLERQTALDSGVSAIAEHEGKIIYTDPHKIILSSNGDTTISISIPLVIYQRSNKNTCMHQKPQVPRGKCIKKGQILADGAATVGGELALGKNVLVAYMPWEGYNSEDAVLISERLVYEDIYTSFHIRKYEIQTHVTSQGPERITKEIPHLEAHLLRNLDRNGVVMLGSWVETGDILVGKLTPQTANESSYAPEDRLLRAILGIQVSTAKETSLKLPIGGRGRVIDVRWIRKKGGSCYNSEMIRVYISQKREIKVGDKVAGRHGNKGIISKILPRQDMPYLQDGTPVDMVFNPLGVPSRMNVGQIFECSLGLAGDLLKRHYRIAPFDERYEQEASRKLVFSELYEASKQTKNPWVFEPEYPGKSRIFDGRTGNPFEQPVLIGKSYILKLIHQVDDKIHGRSSGHYALVTQQPLRGRAKQGGQRVGEMEVWALEGFGVAHILQEMLTYKSDHIRARQEVLGATIIGGRVSNPEDAPESFRLLVRELRSLALELNHFLVSEKNFQINRKEA, from the coding sequence atgctccggaatgatggaaatgagggaatgtccacaatacctggatttagtcagatccaatttgagggattttgtaggttcattaatgagggcttgacggaagaatttcataagtttccaaaaattgaagatacagatcaagaaattgaatttaaattatttgtggaaagatatcaattggtagaacccttgataaacgaaagagatgctgtgtatgaatcactcacatattcttctgaattatatgtacccgcgggattaatttggaaaaccggtagagatatgcaagaacaaaccgtttttattggaaacattcccctaatgaattccctgggaacctttatagtaaatggaatatacagaattgtgatcaatcaaatattgcaaagtcctggtatttactaccgttcagaattggaccataacggaatttctgtctataccagcacaataatatcagattggggaggaagatcggaattagaaattgatagaaaagcaaggatatgggcccgtgtaagtaggaaacaaaaaatatctattctaattctatcatcagctatgggttcgaatctaagagaaattctagataatgtttgttaccctgaaattttcttgtctttcccgaatgataaggagaaaaaaaagattgggtcaaaagaaaatgctattttgGAATTTTATCAACAATTTGCTTGTGTAGGCGGGGATCCGGTATTTTCTGAGTCTTTATGTAAAGAATTACAAAAGAAATTTTTTCAACAAAGATGTGAATtaggaaggattggtcgacgaaaTATGAACCGGAGACTGAATCTTGATATACCTCAGAACAATACATTTTTATTACCACGAGATGTATTGGCTGCTGCGGATCATTTGATCGGAATTAAATTTGGAATGGGTACACTTGACGATATGAATCACTTGAAAAATAAACGGATTCGTTCTATAGCGGATCTGTTACAGGATCAATTCGGACTGGCTCTTGTTCGTTTAGAAAATGCGGTTCGAGGAACTATATGTGGAGCAATTCGGCATAAATTGATACCGACTCCTCAAAATTTGGTAACTTCAACTTCATTAACAACCACTTATGAATCGTTTTTTGGCCTACATCCTTTATCTCAAGTTTTGGATCGAACTAATCCATTGACACAAATCGTTCATGGGCGAAAATTGAGTTATTTGGGTCCTGGAGGATTGACGGGGCGAACTGCTAGTTTTCGGATACGAGATATTCATCCTAGCCACTATGGACGTATTTGTCCAATTGACACGTCCGAAGGAATCAATGTTGGACTTATTGGATCCTTAGCCATTCATGTGAGGATTGGCCATTGGGGATCTATAGAGAGTCCATTTTATGAAATATCTGAAAGATCAAAAGAGGCACAGATAGTTTATTTATCACCAAATAGAGATGAATATTATATGGTAGCAGCGGGAAATTCTTTGGCCTTGAATCGGGGTATTCAGGAAGAACAGGTTGTTCCAGCCCGATACCGTCAAGAGTTCCTGACTATTGCATGGGAACAGATTCATCTTAGAAGTATTTTTCCCTTCCAATATTTTTCTATTGGAGCTTCCCTCATTCCTTTTATCGAGCATAATGATGCGAATCGGGCTTTAATGAGTTCTAATATGCAGCGCCAAGCAGTTCCGCTTTCTCAGTCCGAGAGGTGCATTGTTGGAACTGGACTGGAACGCCAAACGGCTCTGGATTCGGGGGTTTCCGCTATAGCCGAACACGAGGGAAAGATCATTTATACTGACCCTCACAAGATCATTTTATCAAGTAATGGGGACACTACTATAAGTATAAGTATTCCATTAGTTATCTATCAACGTTCCAACAAAAATACTTGTATGCATCAAAAACCTCAGGTTCCGCGGGGTAAATGCattaaaaaaggacaaattttagCGGACGGTGCGGCTACAGTTGGGGGGGAACTTGCTTTAGGAAAAAACGTATTAGTAGCTTATATGCCATGGGAGGGTTACAATTCTGAAGACGCAGTACTAATTAGCGAACGTCTGGTATATGAAGATATTTATACTTCTTTTCACATCCGGAAATATGAAATTCAGACTCATGTGACAAGCCAAGGACCTGAAAGAATCACTAAGGAAATACCACATCTAGAGGCTCATTTACTCCGCAATTTAGACAGAAATGGAGTTGTGATGCTGGGATCTTGggtagaaacaggtgatattttaGTAGGTAAATTAACACCTCAGACAGCAAACGAATCGTCGTATGCTCCAGAGGATAGATTATTACGAGCCATACTTGGAATTCAGGTATCCACTGCAAAAGAAACTTCTCTAAAACTACCTATAGGCGGAAGAGGTCGCGTTATTGATGTGAGATGGATCCGGAAAAAGGGGGGTTCCTGTTATAATTCAGAAATGATTCGTGTATATATTTCACAGAAACGTGAAATCAAAGTAGGTGATAAAGTAGCTGGAAGACATGGGAATAAGGgtatcatttcaaaaattttgcCTAGACAAGATATGCCCTATTTGCAAGATGGAACACCTGTTGATATGGTCTTCAACCCATTAGGAGTACCATCACGAATGAATGTGGGACAGATATTTGAATGCTCGCTCGGGTTAGCGGGGGATCTGCTAAAGAGACATTATAGAATAGCACCTTTTGATGAGAGATATGAGCAAGAGGCTTCGAGAAAACTAGTGTTTTCCGAATTATATGAAGCCAGTAAGCAAACAAAAAATCCATGGGTATTTGAACCCGAATATCCGGGAAAAAGCAGAATATTTGATGGAAGAACAGGAAATCCTTTTGAACAACCTGTTCTAATAGGAAAgtcctatattttaaaattaattcatcAAGTTGATGATAAAATCCATGGACGTTCTAGTGGACATTACGCACTTGTTACACAACAACCCCTTAGAGGAAGGGCGAAGCAAGGGGGACAACGAGTAGGGGAAATGGAAGTTTGGGCTCTAGAGGGATTTGGTGTTGCTCATATTTTACAAGAGATGCTTACTTATAAATCTGATCATATTAGAGCTCGTCAAGAAGTACTTGGTGCTACgatcattggaggaagagtatctAACCCAGAAGATGCTCCAGAATCTTTTCGATTGCTCGTTCGAGAACTACGATCTTTAGCTCTAGAACTGAATCATTTCCTTGTATCTGAGAAGAACTTCCAGATTAATAGGAAGGAAGCTTGA